Within the Microbacterium terricola genome, the region TCGTGGCGATCACCCCGGTGCTCCGCGACATCGAGGCCGACCTGGGCATCGGTCCGGCCGTGGCCGGCCTGCTCACGACGGCGCCGGTCCTGATGTTCGCGCTGCTCACCCCGGTGGCGGTGCTCGTGATCCGACGCGCGGGTGCGGAACTGGCGCTGTTGATCTCGCTCAGCGGGGTGCTGGTGGGCACGCTGATCCGCGCGCTCCCCGGCTTCGGCAGCATGATGGCCGGGATGTTCGTGATCGGGGCGTCGATCACGATCGGGAACGTCGTGATCCCCGTGATCATCCGGCGCGACGTCCCGCCCGAGCGGGTGGTCGTGGTCACGGCCGCGTACGGCGCGACACTGAACGTCGGATCCCTCATCACGTCGCTGCTCACCGCCCCGCTGGCCGCCCAGATCGGCTGGCCGTCCGCGCTGCTGACGTGGTCGGCGATCACGATCGCCGGCATCGTGCTCTGGACGATCCATCTGCGGCGGGCGCGGCGGAGCGGTTCGGGGGACCGCTTCTCCGGCGCGCGTCCGCCACGCGAGAGTGTCCAGGAGCAGGCGCAGGCGCCGGCCGACCTCGACCCCGCGGTGCTGACCGGGCCGATGCCGATCGTCGTGCCACGGCGGGAGCGGTCGTTCGTCCGCCGTCCCGTCACGTGGCTGCTGCTGCTGGCGTTCGGCGGCCAGACCACCATCTACTACGCCCTGTCGACCTGGCTGCCGACCCTCGTCTCCGACGAGCTCGGTCTCGACCCGTCGGCCGCGGGCGCGCTCTCGTCCCTGTACCAGGGCGTGGGGATCCTCGGGGCGTTCCTCGTTCCCGTGCTGACCCGCTTCACCCCGCGCCTCGTGCCGGCGCTCGTCATCTGCGCGACGTGGATCATCCTCACCGTGGGGCTGCTGGTGGCGCCCGACCTGCTGTGGCTCTGGCTGTCGATCGGCGCGATCGGCCACGCCGGCGGGTTCGTCGTCATCTTCGCCGCGC harbors:
- a CDS encoding CynX/NimT family MFS transporter, which translates into the protein MTSPLAAASRRGLPWLVVAGVLVAALSLRGPIVAITPVLRDIEADLGIGPAVAGLLTTAPVLMFALLTPVAVLVIRRAGAELALLISLSGVLVGTLIRALPGFGSMMAGMFVIGASITIGNVVIPVIIRRDVPPERVVVVTAAYGATLNVGSLITSLLTAPLAAQIGWPSALLTWSAITIAGIVLWTIHLRRARRSGSGDRFSGARPPRESVQEQAQAPADLDPAVLTGPMPIVVPRRERSFVRRPVTWLLLLAFGGQTTIYYALSTWLPTLVSDELGLDPSAAGALSSLYQGVGILGAFLVPVLTRFTPRLVPALVICATWIILTVGLLVAPDLLWLWLSIGAIGHAGGFVVIFAALVGVARDDAEAAGMSAMIQSGGYVMGALGAPLAGAVHEATGGWTATLFLLLGLAVVYCGLLMSAVVSAHRAR